In the genome of Thermus tengchongensis, one region contains:
- a CDS encoding IS200/IS605 family accessory protein TnpB-related protein: protein MKRGKKREPKPYTGLEALLVFPDHGDYVATLDLMRRFSSAVRYGYKRLLEGEDRKELKREDGPLCTLFRLNTRYADDAILKAKALLTSQVELGENPRKVVFGGRKLLADLARLKRSNLPLYERKKAEWRERRKGTLYARGDRSKGGNLNLRLVVREGNLWLRVHLGDRYAWALVKTSHPRLQALLSRVYAHEPYNVELALREGRVYALFSWEEELPPLSLTQEGGVLALDVNADPYGLALAVVNPDGSLRRHLTLSLEEVDRAKNRGAKEILLWNIAHQVVALAEQEGVAIATERLKHLPKGRRGDGLGPAFRRKAHRFAYRSLLGKVHALARKKGIQSLEVNPQDTSTIGMLKYAPLLSLSKDVAAAYVIGRRALGFKEEIPKPLKALLQDPSFHDRTRRFYEGRIAQLKERHREEKNPYLRRRLGRELAQMKRALATLPSLQGEPGGPAGSTAGRNPQGIHAWRALRVGLFLPLLGRKVPRDLSVLKPILLGSWEGWKRGLDPHPGGGSAAADAHLRVGVGSGG, encoded by the coding sequence GTGAAGAGGGGAAAGAAAAGGGAGCCCAAGCCCTACACCGGCCTGGAAGCCCTTCTCGTCTTCCCCGACCACGGGGACTACGTGGCCACCCTTGACCTCATGCGCCGCTTCTCCTCGGCGGTGCGCTACGGCTACAAGAGGCTCCTTGAAGGTGAGGACCGCAAGGAGCTCAAGCGGGAAGATGGCCCCCTGTGCACCCTCTTCCGCCTCAACACCCGCTACGCAGATGACGCCATCCTCAAGGCCAAGGCCCTCCTCACCTCCCAGGTGGAGCTCGGGGAGAACCCCCGCAAGGTGGTCTTCGGGGGGAGGAAACTTCTTGCAGACCTGGCCCGGCTCAAACGGAGCAACCTCCCGCTCTATGAGCGGAAGAAGGCGGAGTGGCGGGAAAGGCGCAAGGGCACCCTCTACGCCCGTGGGGACCGGAGCAAGGGCGGCAACCTCAACCTCCGCCTCGTGGTGCGGGAGGGAAACCTCTGGCTCCGGGTCCACCTGGGAGACCGCTACGCCTGGGCCCTGGTGAAGACCTCCCACCCCAGGCTCCAAGCACTTCTGTCCCGGGTGTATGCCCATGAGCCCTACAACGTGGAGCTCGCCTTGCGGGAGGGGAGGGTCTACGCCCTCTTCTCCTGGGAGGAGGAGCTTCCCCCCCTCTCCCTCACCCAGGAGGGGGGCGTCCTGGCCCTGGACGTCAACGCCGACCCCTACGGGCTGGCCCTGGCGGTGGTGAACCCGGACGGGAGCCTCAGAAGGCACCTCACCCTCTCCCTGGAGGAGGTGGACCGGGCCAAGAACCGGGGGGCCAAGGAGATCCTTCTCTGGAACATAGCCCACCAGGTGGTGGCCCTGGCGGAGCAGGAGGGGGTGGCCATCGCCACGGAGCGGCTGAAGCACCTCCCCAAGGGCAGACGGGGAGATGGTCTTGGGCCTGCTTTCCGCCGAAAAGCCCACCGCTTCGCCTACCGCTCCCTCCTGGGGAAGGTGCACGCCTTGGCCCGGAAGAAGGGCATCCAGAGCCTGGAGGTGAACCCCCAGGACACCTCCACCATCGGGATGCTGAAGTACGCCCCCCTCCTGTCCTTGTCCAAGGATGTGGCCGCGGCCTACGTGATTGGCCGACGGGCCTTGGGGTTCAAGGAGGAGATCCCCAAACCCCTGAAAGCCCTCCTCCAGGACCCCTCCTTTCACGACCGCACCCGCCGCTTCTACGAGGGGCGGATAGCCCAGCTCAAGGAGCGGCACCGTGAGGAGAAGAACCCCTACCTCAGGCGCAGGCTCGGGCGGGAGCTTGCCCAGATGAAGAGAGCTCTCGCCACCCTTCCAAGCCTTCAGGGTGAGCCAGGCGGCCCTGCGGGGTCAACCGCGGGAAGGAACCCCCAGGGCATCCACGCCTGGCGAGCCCTGAGGGTAGGCCTCTTCCTTCCCCTCCTTGGGCGGAAGGTGCCGAGGGACCTCTCGGTCCTCAAGCCCATCCTGCTGGGATCGTGGGAGGGGTGGAAGCGAGGCTTAGACCCTCATCCTGGTGGGGGGTCGGCTGCTGCGGATGCCCACCTACGTGTGGGGGTGGGTAGTGGTGGCTAG
- the cas10 gene encoding type III-B CRISPR-associated protein Cas10/Cmr2, which produces MGALLAVSLGPVQDFIATARRTRDLFAGSRLLSEAAQAAAEVLAQAVGPENLIFPAPTSPAELKELGQAGIANVLLALIPEGQDPSGLGQRAVEAARAYLVNKAQELFAPKERALHVEREAALAQVEDLLEGYYAYVPLASEADYPQARGRLMALLVARKNTRNFAPVSWGKEAFKSSLDGARESVLLLPDDPKEADRVRLKLGLRRGEYLSGPDLVNSSHHYPPPHVGGHPQQPTPHQDEGLSLASTPPTIPAGWA; this is translated from the coding sequence GTGGGAGCGTTGCTAGCAGTCAGCCTAGGTCCCGTGCAGGACTTCATCGCCACCGCCCGCAGGACCCGGGACCTCTTCGCGGGTAGCCGCCTCCTCTCCGAGGCGGCGCAGGCGGCGGCGGAGGTTCTGGCTCAGGCGGTGGGGCCTGAAAACCTCATCTTCCCCGCCCCGACAAGCCCAGCGGAGCTCAAAGAGCTGGGGCAAGCGGGCATCGCCAATGTCCTTCTGGCCCTCATCCCCGAGGGGCAGGACCCGAGCGGTTTGGGCCAGCGCGCCGTGGAGGCGGCGCGGGCGTACCTGGTGAATAAGGCCCAGGAGCTTTTCGCCCCCAAGGAGCGGGCGCTCCACGTGGAACGGGAAGCGGCCCTCGCCCAGGTGGAGGATCTCCTGGAGGGGTACTACGCCTACGTCCCCCTGGCTTCCGAAGCGGACTACCCCCAGGCCCGCGGGCGGCTCATGGCCCTTCTCGTCGCCCGCAAAAACACCCGAAACTTCGCCCCGGTCTCCTGGGGCAAGGAGGCGTTCAAGAGCTCTTTGGACGGTGCCCGGGAAAGCGTTCTCCTGCTGCCGGATGACCCCAAAGAGGCGGACCGGGTGCGGCTCAAATTGGGCCTCAGGCGGGGGGAGTACCTCTCGGGGCCGGACCTGGTCAACTCTAGCCACCACTACCCACCCCCACACGTAGGTGGGCATCCGCAGCAGCCGACCCCCCACCAGGATGAGGGTCTAAGCCTCGCTTCCACCCCTCCCACGATCCCAGCAGGATGGGCTTGA